In Streptomyces hawaiiensis, one genomic interval encodes:
- a CDS encoding ubiquinol-cytochrome c reductase iron-sulfur subunit, translated as MSSQDIPEENLPAAQSAGHDEHGHGAVSPADDKHPFADPGLPPHEHRIQDVDERAARRSERAVALMFTVSMLATVAFIASFVAIPVDKSVYIFPLGHISALNFALGMTLGIALFCIGAGAVHWARTLMSDVEIADERHPIEAEPEVREKVFADFKQGAKESALGRRKLIRNTMFGALTLVPLSGVVLLRDLGPLPGTKLRHTLWSKGKLLVNMNTNEPLRPSDVAVGSLTFAKPEGLEEHDHEFQNEIAKAALMIVRIQPDNIKDKRELEWSHEGIVAYSKICTHVGCPISLYEQQTHHVLCPCHQSTFDLSDGARVIFGPAGHALPQLRIGVNDEGYLEALGDFEEPVGPAFWERG; from the coding sequence ATGAGTAGCCAAGACATTCCAGAAGAGAACCTGCCTGCCGCGCAGTCCGCAGGGCATGACGAGCACGGGCACGGCGCGGTGAGCCCCGCGGACGACAAGCACCCGTTCGCCGACCCGGGCCTGCCGCCCCACGAACACCGGATCCAGGACGTCGACGAGCGGGCCGCCAGGCGGTCCGAGCGCGCGGTCGCCCTGATGTTCACGGTGTCGATGCTGGCCACCGTCGCCTTCATCGCCTCGTTCGTGGCGATCCCGGTCGACAAGTCGGTCTACATCTTCCCGCTCGGGCACATCAGCGCGCTGAACTTCGCGCTGGGCATGACGCTCGGCATCGCGCTGTTCTGCATCGGCGCGGGCGCCGTCCACTGGGCCCGCACCCTGATGTCGGACGTGGAGATCGCCGACGAGCGGCACCCGATCGAGGCGGAGCCGGAGGTCCGCGAGAAGGTCTTCGCGGACTTCAAGCAGGGCGCCAAGGAGTCGGCGCTCGGCCGTCGCAAGCTGATCCGCAACACGATGTTCGGCGCGCTCACGCTGGTGCCGCTCTCCGGCGTCGTGCTGCTGCGCGACCTCGGTCCGCTGCCCGGCACCAAGCTCCGCCACACGCTGTGGTCCAAGGGCAAGCTGCTCGTCAACATGAACACGAACGAGCCGCTGCGTCCCTCCGACGTCGCGGTCGGTTCGCTGACCTTCGCCAAGCCCGAGGGCCTGGAGGAGCACGACCACGAGTTCCAGAACGAGATCGCCAAGGCCGCCCTGATGATCGTCCGGATCCAGCCGGACAACATCAAGGACAAGCGCGAGCTCGAGTGGTCGCACGAGGGCATCGTCGCGTACTCGAAGATCTGCACCCACGTCGGTTGCCCGATCTCCCTGTACGAGCAGCAGACGCACCACGTGCTCTGCCCCTGCCACCAGTCCACCTTCGACCTCTCCGACGGTGCCCGAGTGATCTTCGGTCCCGCCGGTCACGCCCTGCCGCAGCTCCGCATCGGCGTGAACGACGAGGGCTACCTCGAGGCGCTCGGCGACTTCGAAGAGCCCGTCGGCCCTGCTTTCTGGGAGCGCGGATGA